AGCAACAATTTTTGCAGTCACGCAAATTTTGCTACCAAACCTACCCCTATCTCAATCAAACTTGAACTTAAAGATGTCCCAAAGCAGGGTGGACTGAGCGATTAAACGTCTTGTTCGCTAAGTTCGCGAGTCATGTAATCAAAAGGTTGATCCACAAAGGCTGTATCAGCCACACCAGCCGCTACAGCTTGTTCTTTGACAATGTCTTTCATCAGTTGGATGCCACGCACCGTGGGGCCAATGGGAACGCCTAGAGAGTTGTAAGTTTCTCGCAGACCTTCCAACACTCGCTCATCTAGTACATCCATGTCTCCTGCTACCAGAGCATAGCTGGCATAGCGCAGGTAGTAGTCCATATCGCGCAGACAAGCTGCATAACGACGGGTGGTATAGGCATTGCCACCAGGACGAATGAGTTCTGGAAGTTCATCAAACAGACGTGACCCTGCCTGCTTGACGATGGTAGCAGCGTTCGCATTAATGACTGCGGCTGCTTGAACTCTCGCGGTCCCACTGCCAAAGTAAGACTTCAGTGAGTCAAGGGCATCTCTATCGAGATATCGGCCCGTAATGTCATAGTTTCTAATCAGGCTTGTCACTGCGTCCCGCATGAAATGACTCTCCTAAGTGGTTCCTATACGTGTTTGCTATTCTTGACCTGCGTCAACTTGTCGTTAGAAGTGAGTTGTTCTAGCTGCCAAAAACTGGGCGGCACTGTTGAGGTCAGAGATGGCGCATGCAATGGCTACAACTTACTGCACAGAATGATTCTGTGCTCCTAGCGCTGAGCTTACCTTTAACCGTGAGTTGGGCTGGTGCGTTAGGATTTAGGGTTAAGTTTACCACGCCAAGATCAGCCTAATTGACGCTGAATTCCAGGCTAGTCGCTTCTATTCTGTTAAGTTTTATGTGCTGCAATTTCTGCAATTCTCAACATTTAAAGATAGTAGAAAAATAGTAGAAATCTTAGCTGTTAATTATTTAAAGGAAAATCAAGAAAAAACTTTGGCTTGCGATCGCTGACTAAAAGCTTGCTGCTTCGTTCTACTATTCATTTTTCGTGATGCTTCGCGATCGCCCAATGAGCAAGCAGGATACTGAGCTTGTCTTGGGAAGTTTAACCAGGTGCGATTCAGGGCAGGAGTTGGCAAAAGCTGCAACTCTTCTGGGTAGCGTGGCATCGGGTCACTTGCTAATACAATAGGCGGCACCATCATCGGGTCGTAGTCAACAATAATATCGACCATACCGGGTTGATGTTTTAACTCCACCTTCTGACCTGGCCGAAATTTTAGTGCCTCTTGGTGCTCAGACTCAGTTTCAAAAATCATGATTGGTCTAAAGTATAGAACGGTAGCTTCTGATACTATTTTAGGGGCCAACTCAGCCTAAAAATGAAAAACTGTCAATTCCGCTACAATTTTTCATTTTTCAAAAAAAGGCTGAAGGAGGGTAGCGCCAAAATTAATTTCGTCCGTATTTTGGTAAGCTTCGATAGGGTTTGGTAGCAAAGGATACAAAATATCCCCAACCCTATTTTTAGGATGATTCAGGTGTAACCAACCCTGCCGATGAGTGTGTGCTAAAAGACGCCGCAAAAATTGCCTAGCTGCTAAGCGCCTCTAGAAATAGCGAGTCGCAGGAATCATCAAGTAACCGTTGTAACTGATCACCTATCAACTGCCAGTGACTTTGGGATTTGCTGACTGATCATGTCGCAGCTAACCCTGGCGACTCAGTTGAGGCAGTGCAGTTCTAAATCAGGTTGTCTCCCTCTATTCACCTGGCTGACCTCTCGCGATCGCTCGCAGACCTTCCCTTCCTAGATTTGCCCAGACATTAAGGAGTAATTCATGGCGACTGCACAAGACATCTTGAATCTGATCAAAGAAAAGCAGATCAAGATGATTGATCTCAAATTCATTGATATGCCAGGAACCTGGCAACACCTCACGGTCTATCACGACCAGATCGACGAGAGCAGCTTCACCGAAGGCGTTCCTTTCGACGGTTCCAGCATCCGGGGTTGGAAAGCGATCAATGAATCAGACATGACAATGGTGCTCGATCCCAACACTGCTTGGATCGATCCCTTCATGGCCGAGCCGACTCTCAGCATTATTTGCAGCATCCAAGAACCCAGAACTGGTGAGCCTTACAGCCGTTGTCCTCGCACCATTGCTCAAAAAGCAGTGGATTACCTCGCCTCCACTGGCCTAGGTGATACCGCGTTTTTAGGCCCAGAAGCAGAATTCTTCGTCTTTGAAGACGTGCGGTTCGACCAAACCGAAAACGAAGGCTACTAC
This region of Trichocoleus desertorum NBK24 genomic DNA includes:
- the apcB gene encoding allophycocyanin subunit beta, which produces MRDAVTSLIRNYDITGRYLDRDALDSLKSYFGSGTARVQAAAVINANAATIVKQAGSRLFDELPELIRPGGNAYTTRRYAACLRDMDYYLRYASYALVAGDMDVLDERVLEGLRETYNSLGVPIGPTVRGIQLMKDIVKEQAVAAGVADTAFVDQPFDYMTRELSEQDV